A window of the Lysobacter panacisoli genome harbors these coding sequences:
- a CDS encoding acetylglutamate kinase — protein sequence MASAKEISQYLKRFSQLDAKRFAVVKVGGAVLRDDLEALTSSLAFLQDVGLTPIVIHGAGPQLDEELSAAGIVKQTVNGLRVTSPEALAIVRRVFQSQNLKLVEALQAFDARATSIVSGVFEADYLDRDTYGLVGEVKRVNLAPIEASLRAGSIPVIASLGETAGGQILNVNADFAANELVQKLQPYKIVFLTGTGGLLDDNGRVIDSINLSTEYEHLMDQPWINGGMRVKIEQIKDLLDKLPLTSSVSITKPSELAKELFTHKGSGTLVRRGERVLQVSQWNELDLERLRGLIESAFGRRLLPDYFERTTLHRAYVSENYRAAVILTAEDAGIYLDKFAVLDEAQGEGLGRAVWHVMREQNPRLFWRSRHGNPVNPFYYSESDGCLKQEKWKVFWYGIDGFDDIARCVAHCSTRLPTLVDAT from the coding sequence ATGGCCAGCGCGAAAGAGATCTCGCAGTACCTCAAGCGCTTTTCGCAGCTGGACGCCAAGCGCTTCGCCGTGGTCAAGGTCGGCGGCGCCGTCCTGCGCGACGACCTCGAAGCGCTCACGTCCTCGCTCGCGTTCCTGCAGGACGTCGGCCTGACGCCCATCGTGATCCACGGCGCCGGCCCGCAGCTCGACGAAGAACTCTCCGCCGCTGGCATCGTCAAGCAGACCGTCAACGGACTGCGCGTGACTTCGCCGGAAGCGCTGGCCATCGTGCGCCGCGTGTTCCAGTCGCAGAACCTGAAGCTGGTCGAAGCGTTGCAGGCGTTCGATGCGCGCGCCACGTCGATCGTGTCGGGCGTGTTCGAAGCCGACTACCTCGATCGCGACACCTACGGCCTGGTCGGCGAAGTGAAGCGGGTGAACCTTGCGCCGATCGAAGCCAGCCTGCGCGCGGGTTCGATCCCAGTAATCGCCAGCCTCGGCGAAACCGCCGGAGGCCAGATCCTCAACGTCAACGCCGATTTCGCCGCGAACGAACTCGTGCAGAAGCTGCAGCCGTACAAGATCGTGTTCCTCACCGGCACCGGCGGTCTGCTCGACGACAACGGACGTGTGATCGATTCGATCAACCTGTCGACCGAGTACGAACACCTGATGGACCAGCCGTGGATCAACGGCGGCATGCGCGTGAAGATCGAACAGATCAAGGACCTGCTCGACAAGCTGCCGCTGACGTCCTCGGTGTCGATCACCAAGCCGTCGGAGCTGGCGAAGGAGCTGTTCACGCACAAGGGTTCCGGCACGCTGGTGCGCCGCGGCGAGCGCGTGCTGCAGGTTTCGCAGTGGAACGAGCTGGACCTGGAGCGCCTGCGCGGGCTGATCGAATCCGCGTTTGGCCGCCGTCTGCTGCCGGATTACTTCGAACGCACCACGCTGCATCGCGCCTACGTCAGCGAGAACTACCGCGCGGCGGTGATCCTCACGGCGGAGGATGCCGGCATCTACCTTGACAAGTTCGCCGTGCTCGATGAGGCGCAGGGCGAGGGCCTCGGGCGCGCGGTGTGGCACGTTATGCGCGAGCAGAATCCGCGCCTGTTCTGGCGTTCTCGCCACGGCAATCCGGTCAATCCGTTCTATTACTCTGAATCCGACGGCTGCCTGAAGCAGGAGAAGTGGAAGGTGTTCTGGTACGGAATCGACGGCTTCGACGATATCGCGCGCTGCGTCGCGCACTGCTCGACGCGCCTGCCCACGCTGGTGGACGCGACATGA
- a CDS encoding GNAT family N-acetyltransferase, producing the protein MSSVPFLDPVVLEGRHVRLEPMEASHASGLAQAVRDGELWKLWYTSVPTPDAVDAHVELMLKRRELRTFLPFVVKSVETGEIVGQTTFCNVDHDNRRVEIGYTWYSQRVQRTAINTEAKWLLLRHAFEAWQCIAVEFRTNWFNERSRTAIARLGAKQDGVLRNHMRMPDGSFRDTVVFSIIESEWPAVKRNLQHRLEQNEQGSRP; encoded by the coding sequence ATGAGCAGCGTTCCCTTTCTCGATCCGGTGGTGCTCGAAGGCCGCCACGTGCGCCTGGAGCCGATGGAGGCCTCGCATGCGTCCGGGCTGGCGCAGGCCGTGCGCGATGGCGAGCTCTGGAAGCTCTGGTACACCAGCGTTCCGACGCCGGACGCGGTCGATGCGCATGTCGAGCTGATGCTCAAGCGTCGCGAGCTGCGCACGTTCCTGCCGTTCGTGGTGAAGTCGGTCGAGACCGGCGAGATCGTCGGCCAGACCACTTTCTGCAACGTCGATCACGACAACCGTCGCGTCGAGATCGGCTACACGTGGTACTCGCAGCGTGTGCAGCGCACCGCCATCAATACCGAAGCCAAGTGGTTGCTGCTGCGCCACGCCTTCGAGGCTTGGCAGTGCATCGCGGTGGAGTTCCGGACGAACTGGTTCAACGAGCGCTCGCGCACCGCAATCGCGCGCCTGGGCGCGAAGCAGGATGGCGTGCTGCGCAACCACATGCGCATGCCCGACGGCTCTTTCCGGGATACCGTGGTGTTCTCGATCATCGAATCGGAATGGCCGGCGGTGAAGCGCAATCTCCAGCACCGGCTGGAACAGAACGAACAAGGGAGCCGGCCGTGA
- the argC gene encoding N-acetyl-gamma-glutamyl-phosphate reductase, with protein sequence MRKSVGIVGARGYVGAELIRLIAAHPQFDLAFVSSRELVGQRVADHFAGVAGIDPELRYSSPSHEELPALGADAVVLALPNGKAAACVAAFDAAGVDPVIVDLSADYRFDDAWYYGLPELTRAKYAGQRRISNPGCYATAMQLAVAPMLDVLDGPVQCFGVSGYSGAGTSPSDKNDPEKLRDNLMPYALTNHVHEREVTRQLGHEVQFLPHVAPHFRGLTITANLPLSKAVERDEVVARYRTQYAGEPLVDVQDDAPWVSHIAGRHHVELGGFTLSPDARRLVVVATEDNLLKGAATQALQNLNLAFGLDEWTGIPVAEKAA encoded by the coding sequence GTGAGAAAGTCCGTTGGCATCGTCGGTGCGCGCGGTTACGTTGGCGCCGAACTCATCCGCCTGATCGCGGCGCATCCGCAGTTCGATCTGGCGTTCGTGTCCTCGCGCGAGCTGGTCGGCCAGCGCGTGGCCGATCATTTCGCGGGCGTCGCCGGCATCGATCCGGAGCTGCGCTACAGCTCGCCCTCGCACGAGGAGCTGCCCGCGCTCGGCGCCGACGCGGTCGTGCTGGCGCTGCCCAACGGCAAGGCCGCGGCCTGCGTGGCGGCGTTCGATGCGGCGGGCGTGGATCCGGTCATCGTCGATCTCTCCGCCGATTACCGCTTCGATGACGCGTGGTATTACGGCCTGCCGGAGCTGACCCGCGCGAAGTACGCCGGCCAGCGCCGCATCAGCAATCCCGGCTGCTACGCGACCGCGATGCAGCTTGCGGTGGCGCCTATGCTCGACGTGCTCGACGGGCCCGTGCAGTGCTTCGGTGTGTCCGGTTATTCCGGGGCGGGGACGTCGCCGTCGGACAAGAACGATCCGGAGAAGCTGCGCGACAACCTGATGCCGTACGCGCTGACCAACCACGTGCACGAACGCGAGGTCACGCGCCAGCTTGGCCATGAAGTGCAGTTCCTGCCGCACGTGGCGCCGCATTTCCGCGGACTGACCATCACCGCCAACCTGCCACTGTCGAAAGCGGTCGAACGCGACGAGGTCGTCGCGCGCTATCGCACGCAGTACGCCGGCGAGCCGCTGGTCGATGTGCAGGACGACGCGCCGTGGGTCAGCCATATCGCTGGCCGCCACCACGTCGAACTCGGCGGCTTCACGCTTTCGCCGGACGCGCGCCGGCTGGTGGTCGTGGCGACCGAGGACAACCTGCTCAAGGGCGCGGCGACACAGGCGCTGCAGAACCTCAACCTCGCCTTCGGGCTGGACGAATGGACGGGCATTCCCGTCGCGGAGAAGGCGGCATGA
- the argH gene encoding argininosuccinate lyase produces MSGLLWQKPGVKVDARIQQFLAGEDVILDREFFLFDIEASRAHAQGLQRIGILAVDELAGLERELSALAEDFRAGAFVLDEQYEDGHSAIEMRLVERLGDAGKKIHTGRSRNDQILVATRLWLKDRLARVAALCRESAQVALARAEAEHGVPLPGYTHLQRAVVSSLGMWWAAWAEGFIDDAQRAVQTLAWVDANPLGSAAGYGVNLPLDRDHTTAALGFGRMQVSAAYAQLSRGKFEMAAIEALSSALLDLRRLAWDLSLFTSAEFGFVALPAQYTTGSSIMPNKRNPDVIELMRASYAAAAAARTEIEQLLSLPSGYHRDLQFSKGAIFHAFGRGLGALELLPDLLRNLEWKVERMREALDPSMYATDLAVDLARQGLPFREAYRQAADPARWAQGDPEASLAARVSPGASAELRLDALRQRLDALDGA; encoded by the coding sequence ATGAGCGGTCTGTTGTGGCAGAAGCCCGGCGTCAAGGTCGACGCGCGCATCCAGCAGTTCCTCGCTGGCGAGGATGTGATCCTCGATCGCGAGTTCTTCCTGTTCGACATCGAGGCCAGTCGTGCGCATGCGCAGGGCCTACAGCGAATCGGCATCCTCGCCGTGGATGAACTCGCCGGACTGGAGCGCGAACTGTCCGCGCTGGCGGAGGATTTCCGCGCCGGCGCCTTCGTGCTCGACGAGCAGTACGAGGACGGTCATTCGGCGATCGAGATGCGGCTGGTCGAGCGCCTCGGCGATGCCGGCAAGAAGATCCATACCGGCCGCAGCCGCAACGACCAGATCCTGGTCGCCACGCGCCTGTGGCTGAAGGATCGCCTGGCGCGCGTGGCCGCGCTGTGCCGCGAGAGCGCGCAGGTCGCGCTGGCCCGCGCCGAGGCGGAGCATGGCGTACCGCTGCCGGGCTACACGCACCTGCAGCGCGCCGTCGTGTCTTCGCTGGGCATGTGGTGGGCGGCATGGGCGGAAGGCTTCATCGACGACGCGCAGCGCGCCGTGCAGACGCTCGCGTGGGTCGATGCCAACCCGCTCGGCAGCGCCGCCGGCTACGGCGTCAACCTACCGCTGGATCGCGACCACACAACTGCCGCGCTCGGCTTTGGCCGCATGCAGGTGTCGGCGGCGTACGCGCAGCTTTCGCGCGGCAAGTTCGAAATGGCCGCGATCGAGGCGCTGTCGTCCGCGCTGCTCGACCTGCGTCGTCTTGCATGGGACCTGAGCCTGTTCACCAGCGCCGAGTTCGGCTTCGTCGCGCTGCCGGCGCAGTACACCACCGGCAGTTCGATCATGCCGAACAAGCGCAACCCCGACGTGATCGAACTCATGCGCGCCAGCTATGCCGCCGCCGCGGCCGCGCGCACCGAGATCGAACAACTGCTGTCGCTGCCGTCGGGCTACCACCGCGACCTGCAGTTCTCGAAGGGCGCGATCTTCCACGCGTTCGGTCGCGGCCTCGGTGCGCTGGAACTGTTGCCGGACCTGCTGCGCAACCTGGAATGGAAGGTCGAGCGCATGCGCGAAGCGCTGGACCCGTCGATGTACGCAACGGATCTGGCGGTCGATCTTGCACGCCAGGGCCTGCCGTTCCGCGAAGCCTATCGACAGGCCGCCGATCCGGCACGCTGGGCGCAGGGCGATCCCGAAGCGAGCCTGGCCGCGCGCGTATCGCCGGGTGCGTCGGCGGAACTGCGTCTGGACGCACTGCGCCAGCGACTGGATGCCCTCGACGGGGCATGA
- the proB gene encoding glutamate 5-kinase yields the protein MSASAFSPQPLPAWRRAVLKVGSSLLAGEGGLDPQYAIGLARFIDAAHVRGREVVLVSSGAVAAGRGRVGAAGDGLVLRQALASLGQASLIAFWQQLTTQPVAQVLLTHDDLRNRRRYLNARATLRELLRLGTLPVINENDAVAVDELKLGDNDNLAAAVASLVDADLLLIATDIGGLYSAHPLRDPSARPVERVEHITPELLEAAGGGAGVLGTGGMRTKLEAAAKAGAAGIATVLFCGRDAHVVEALADDRLHGTLVLAQGDRLRARKQWLRHAPASGRLQVDEGAALALRRQGASLLPGGVVAVEGDFRRGDVVEIAIAGQAPFARGLAQYSAGEVRRIARRHSQDIEVILGFRYGESVVHRDDLVLLGSTANTEATT from the coding sequence ATGAGCGCTTCCGCTTTCAGTCCGCAGCCATTGCCCGCCTGGCGCCGCGCCGTGCTCAAGGTGGGCAGCAGCCTGCTGGCGGGCGAGGGCGGACTGGATCCGCAGTACGCGATCGGACTGGCGCGTTTCATCGATGCGGCGCACGTGCGCGGACGGGAAGTCGTGCTGGTCTCGTCGGGTGCAGTGGCTGCCGGTCGTGGTCGGGTCGGTGCCGCGGGCGACGGCCTCGTGTTGCGGCAGGCGCTGGCTTCGCTGGGTCAGGCCTCGCTGATCGCGTTCTGGCAGCAGCTGACGACGCAGCCCGTCGCGCAGGTGCTGCTGACCCACGACGACCTGCGCAACCGACGCCGCTACCTCAACGCGCGCGCGACGCTGCGCGAGCTGCTGCGTCTGGGTACATTGCCCGTCATCAATGAGAACGATGCCGTCGCGGTCGACGAACTCAAGCTTGGCGACAACGACAACCTCGCCGCCGCGGTGGCGTCGCTGGTCGATGCCGACCTGCTGCTGATCGCCACCGACATCGGCGGCCTCTACAGCGCGCATCCGCTACGCGATCCATCCGCGCGCCCGGTCGAGCGCGTCGAACACATAACCCCTGAACTGCTCGAAGCCGCGGGCGGCGGTGCCGGTGTGCTCGGTACCGGCGGCATGCGCACCAAGTTGGAAGCCGCGGCGAAAGCCGGTGCGGCGGGCATCGCCACCGTGCTGTTCTGTGGGCGCGACGCGCACGTGGTGGAAGCGCTCGCCGATGACCGCCTGCACGGCACGCTGGTCCTCGCGCAGGGCGATCGCCTGCGCGCGCGCAAGCAGTGGCTGCGCCATGCACCCGCATCGGGTCGCCTGCAAGTCGATGAAGGCGCGGCGCTCGCGTTGCGCCGGCAGGGCGCATCGCTGCTGCCCGGTGGCGTGGTCGCGGTCGAAGGCGATTTCCGTCGCGGCGACGTGGTGGAGATCGCGATCGCCGGACAGGCTCCATTCGCGCGCGGCCTGGCCCAGTACAGCGCCGGTGAAGTGCGCCGCATCGCGCGCCGCCACAGCCAGGACATCGAAGTTATCCTCGGGTTCCGCTACGGGGAGTCGGTCGTGCATCGTGATGACCTCGTGCTGCTCGGCTCCACGGCCAACACCGAGGCGACGACATGA
- a CDS encoding glutamate-5-semialdehyde dehydrogenase → MSGYVRQLAERAREAGPAIATLDGPARRRLIERMATHLRRDSVDIIAANIEDMTRGRDAGLSDAVLDRLRLDDTRVSAIADALDEVAAQADPLGEVTRRETRPNGVVVERVRIPLGLIAMIYEARPNVTAEAAALCLKAGNTVLLRGGSEARASNAAIAGCLHAALREEGLPEAAVSLVSDPAREHVLELLQLADLIDLAIPRGGEGLIRFVAEHARVPVIKHYKGVCHLYVDRAADLDTALDLLVDGKASRPGVCNALETLLVHRDVAGEFLPRAMQRLLARGVEVRGCERTRAIAPQAKVADEVDYAAEYLDLILAVRVVDDLAQALAHIARHGSDHTEVIVTADAAAAEAFVRGTRSAAVMVNASSRFNDGGQLGLGAEIGISTTRLHAYGPMGAESLTIERFVVRGEGQVRHPESRERLG, encoded by the coding sequence ATGAGTGGCTACGTTCGCCAGCTAGCCGAACGCGCACGCGAGGCCGGTCCGGCTATTGCCACACTCGACGGACCCGCGCGACGTCGCCTGATCGAACGCATGGCGACGCATCTGCGCCGCGACAGCGTCGATATCATCGCCGCGAATATTGAAGACATGACGCGCGGCCGCGACGCTGGACTCAGCGACGCAGTGCTCGATCGCCTGCGGCTGGACGATACGCGCGTATCCGCCATCGCCGACGCGCTCGATGAAGTCGCGGCGCAGGCGGATCCGCTGGGCGAGGTGACGCGTCGCGAGACGCGGCCGAACGGCGTGGTGGTCGAACGCGTGCGCATTCCGCTGGGCCTGATCGCGATGATCTACGAGGCACGACCCAACGTGACCGCGGAAGCGGCGGCGCTGTGCCTGAAGGCGGGCAACACCGTGTTGCTGCGCGGCGGATCCGAGGCGCGTGCGAGCAACGCGGCGATCGCGGGCTGCCTGCACGCCGCGCTGCGCGAGGAAGGGCTGCCCGAAGCGGCGGTGTCGCTGGTGTCGGATCCCGCGCGCGAGCACGTGCTGGAACTGTTGCAGCTGGCCGACCTCATCGACCTGGCGATCCCGCGCGGTGGCGAAGGGCTGATCCGCTTCGTCGCCGAGCATGCGCGCGTGCCGGTGATCAAGCACTACAAGGGCGTGTGCCATCTCTACGTCGATCGCGCGGCCGACCTCGATACTGCGCTCGACCTGCTGGTCGACGGCAAGGCCTCGCGACCCGGCGTGTGCAACGCACTGGAGACGCTGCTGGTGCATCGCGACGTGGCTGGCGAGTTCCTGCCGCGCGCAATGCAGCGCCTGCTTGCGCGCGGCGTCGAAGTGCGCGGCTGCGAGCGCACGCGGGCCATTGCCCCACAGGCGAAAGTGGCGGACGAAGTCGATTACGCCGCCGAATACCTCGACCTGATCCTTGCGGTGCGCGTGGTGGACGATCTGGCGCAGGCGCTCGCGCACATTGCGCGTCATGGATCCGACCACACCGAGGTGATCGTCACGGCCGATGCTGCGGCTGCCGAGGCGTTCGTGCGCGGCACGCGCAGCGCGGCGGTGATGGTCAATGCATCGTCGCGCTTCAACGACGGCGGGCAGCTCGGGCTCGGCGCGGAGATCGGCATCTCGACCACGCGCCTGCACGCGTACGGGCCGATGGGTGCCGAATCGCTGACCATCGAACGCTTCGTCGTGCGCGGGGAAGGACAGGTGCGGCATCCGGAGTCGCGCGAAAGGTTGGGTTGA